From the genome of Thermaerobacter marianensis DSM 12885:
TCCTGCTGGACGAACCCACCGCCCCCCTGGACGAGGCCACCGCCCGAGCGGCGGAGGACTTGATCGCCCGCTGGCGGGCGGCCGCGCCGGGCCGGGCGTGCCTGTGGACCAGCCACGACCGCGACCAGCTCCGGCGGGTGGCGGACAGGGAAGTGGCCCTGGTGCCTGCCGAGAACTGAAGGAACCTCTGCCCGCGGCCCGTCCGGGCAGGGGGCGGGGCGACGGGCAGGGCAAATGGGGGCGCGGCCATCCGGCATGATCCGTCCCCGGGAGGCGAAGCCAGGGCGGGGAACCGGTACGGGCCGGCCGGGAGCCGGACGAACCGGCAGTGTCAAGGGCGTGTCAAGGGAGGACCGGCGGTGGACGCAGGTTACGTGCAGCTGGGCTACGGCGAGGTGGCCCTGGCGGCGGGGCTGATCCTGATCAACGGCGTTTTGTCCCTCGCCCTGGGGCTCGGCCTGGAGCGGCGGCTCCTGGTGGCGTCGGTGCGGACCGTGGTCCAGCTGCTGCTCATCGGCTACCTGCTGAAGTTCATCTTCGGGCTGCGGCACCCGCTGTGGGTGCTCCTGCTGGGTCTGGTCATGGTCGCCTTGGCCGGGCACGCGGCGGTGGGGCGGGTGAGCGGCCGGTTCCGGGGGATCTACGCCGGGAGTACCCTGTCGGTGCTGGTGTCGTCCTTCCTGGTGACCGGCCTGGCGGTGGGCGCCATCGTACGGCCGCGGCCGTGGTACGAGCCCCAGTACGTGATTCCCCTGCTGGGCATGGTGCTGGGGAACGCCCTCAACGGCGTGTCCCTGGGCCTCGACCGGTTCCTGGAAGGGCTGGCCCGCCGCCGCGATCAG
Proteins encoded in this window:
- a CDS encoding ABC transporter permease; its protein translation is MDAGYVQLGYGEVALAAGLILINGVLSLALGLGLERRLLVASVRTVVQLLLIGYLLKFIFGLRHPLWVLLLGLVMVALAGHAAVGRVSGRFRGIYAGSTLSVLVSSFLVTGLAVGAIVRPRPWYEPQYVIPLLGMVLGNALNGVSLGLDRFLEGLARRRDQVEGLLALGATRWEACRDVIRDAVRTGMVPTLNSMAVVGLVSLPGMMTGQILAGADPADAVRYQIVIMFMIAAATALGTLGAVAYAYRSLLDGFHRLRLDRLQKAGAN